The following are from one region of the Corynebacterium hindlerae genome:
- a CDS encoding pyruvate carboxylase: MTPQRSSASFNKVLVANRGEIAVRAFRAAYEIGAETVAIFPVEDRNSFHRAFASEAIRVGTEGSPVKAYLNIDEILRAAKESGADAVYPGYGFLSENAQLARECAENGITFIGPTPEVLDLTGDKSAAVTAAREAGLPTLDESTPSADVDELVRQAEGQTYPLFVKAVAGGGGRGMRFIPSAEKLPELAAEASREAESAFGDPRVYIERAVINPQHIEVQILADKYGNVIHLFERDCSLQRRHQKVVEIAPAQHLDPELRDRICEDAVKFCKHIGYRGAGTVEFLVDEQGNHVFIEMNPRIQVEHTVTEEVTQVDLVKSQMQIAAGASLPDLGLTQDAIETHGAALQCRITTEDPGNGFRPDTGTITAYRSPGGAGVRLDGAAMLGGEITAHFDSMLVKMTCRGATFATAVARAQRALNEFHISGVATNIGFLRALLREPDFTEKRVATSFIQDHPWLLSAPPADDEAGRILDYLADVTVNRPNGEPRVTVRAVDKLPALPASMPTGTRDELLKLGPRAFAEQIRAKEGLAVTDTTFRDAHQSLLATRVRTKALVDAAGAVARLTPNLFSVEAWGGATYDVAMRFLHEDPWERLDLLRRAMPNVPIQMLLRGRNTVGYTAYPDAVATAFVDEATASGVDIFRIFDALNDVSQMRPAIDAVLATDTAVAEVAMAYSGNLLDPHEKIYTLDYYLRLAEEIVATGAHVLAIKDMAGLLRPAAAAKLVRALRERFDLPVHVHTHDTAGGQLATYLAAAEAGADIVDVASAPLSGTTSQPSMSALVAAFAHTERDTGLSLKAVCDLEPYWEAVRQIYAPFESGTPGPTGRVYRHEIPGGQLSNLRAQAVALGLADRFELIEDAYAGVNEILGRPTKVTPSSKVVGDLALHLVGMGVSPEEFARDPQRFDIPDSVIGFLRGDLGTPPGGWPLLRERALEGRAPAAGAVEIPAEEAKLLDSPGKERRGALDRLLFPKPAAEFAEHRRLFGDTSILEDQEFIYGLVPGQETTIHLANKKVLLVRLDAISEPDEKGMRKVMLTVNGQVRPMEVRDRNVESVVAAAEKADPTVAGHVAAPFAGAVTVTAKVGDKVSAGDPVAVIEAMKMEATITAPIDGVVERLVLQQPTKVEGGDLLLVIQ, from the coding sequence ATGACACCCCAGCGTTCAAGCGCCAGCTTCAATAAAGTTTTGGTGGCTAACCGCGGCGAAATTGCCGTGCGCGCGTTCCGTGCCGCCTATGAGATTGGCGCGGAAACCGTCGCCATCTTTCCCGTTGAAGACCGAAACTCTTTCCACCGCGCCTTCGCTTCCGAAGCGATCCGGGTCGGCACGGAAGGCTCTCCGGTCAAGGCATATCTCAATATCGATGAGATCCTGCGTGCTGCCAAAGAATCGGGTGCCGATGCCGTCTACCCCGGCTATGGGTTCCTGTCTGAGAACGCCCAGCTTGCTCGCGAGTGTGCAGAAAACGGCATTACCTTCATCGGCCCGACCCCAGAGGTGCTTGACCTAACCGGCGACAAATCCGCGGCTGTCACCGCTGCGCGCGAAGCTGGCTTGCCGACGCTCGATGAGTCCACTCCTTCTGCCGACGTTGATGAGTTGGTTCGTCAGGCTGAGGGCCAAACGTACCCGCTCTTTGTGAAGGCTGTTGCAGGTGGCGGTGGCCGCGGTATGCGCTTCATTCCATCGGCTGAGAAGCTGCCAGAGCTCGCTGCTGAGGCCTCCCGCGAGGCCGAGTCTGCCTTCGGTGATCCGCGCGTGTACATTGAGCGTGCTGTTATTAACCCGCAGCACATTGAGGTGCAGATCCTGGCCGATAAGTACGGCAATGTCATCCACCTGTTTGAGCGTGACTGTTCCCTGCAGCGTCGCCACCAGAAGGTTGTCGAGATCGCTCCTGCGCAGCATCTGGACCCTGAGCTGCGGGATCGCATTTGTGAAGACGCGGTGAAGTTCTGTAAGCACATCGGCTACCGAGGTGCGGGCACCGTGGAGTTCCTGGTGGACGAACAGGGAAACCACGTGTTCATCGAAATGAACCCGCGTATCCAGGTTGAGCACACCGTGACTGAGGAAGTCACGCAGGTAGACCTGGTGAAGTCTCAAATGCAGATTGCTGCTGGCGCTTCGCTGCCGGATCTCGGCCTTACCCAGGACGCGATCGAAACCCACGGGGCTGCACTGCAGTGCCGTATTACCACTGAAGACCCAGGTAACGGATTCCGCCCAGATACCGGAACGATCACCGCATACCGTAGCCCAGGCGGCGCTGGCGTGCGTCTGGACGGCGCTGCGATGCTCGGTGGCGAGATCACCGCACACTTTGACTCCATGCTGGTGAAGATGACCTGCCGTGGCGCGACTTTTGCCACCGCCGTGGCTCGCGCGCAGCGCGCCCTCAACGAGTTCCACATCTCGGGCGTCGCCACCAACATCGGATTCCTCCGCGCCCTGCTGCGCGAACCGGACTTCACGGAAAAGCGCGTTGCCACCTCCTTCATCCAAGACCACCCATGGCTGCTGTCAGCACCCCCTGCTGACGACGAGGCCGGCCGAATCTTGGACTACCTGGCCGATGTGACGGTGAACCGTCCGAACGGTGAACCACGTGTGACGGTACGGGCCGTCGATAAGCTGCCTGCACTGCCTGCCTCGATGCCAACCGGCACCCGCGATGAGCTGCTTAAACTTGGGCCCCGCGCCTTCGCCGAGCAGATCCGCGCCAAGGAAGGCCTGGCCGTTACTGACACCACCTTCCGTGACGCGCACCAATCGCTGCTGGCTACTCGTGTCCGCACCAAGGCACTTGTCGACGCCGCAGGTGCCGTCGCACGACTGACCCCTAACCTCTTCTCCGTTGAAGCCTGGGGCGGCGCCACCTACGACGTTGCCATGCGTTTCCTGCACGAAGACCCTTGGGAGCGCCTTGACCTGCTGCGTCGAGCAATGCCGAACGTGCCAATCCAGATGCTGCTGCGTGGCCGCAACACCGTCGGATACACGGCCTACCCAGATGCAGTAGCTACCGCCTTCGTTGACGAAGCCACCGCCTCGGGCGTGGACATCTTCCGCATCTTCGACGCCCTCAACGACGTCTCCCAGATGCGCCCAGCAATCGACGCCGTACTGGCCACCGATACTGCCGTGGCGGAAGTGGCGATGGCATACTCCGGAAACCTGCTGGATCCGCACGAGAAGATCTACACGCTGGACTACTACCTGCGCCTAGCCGAAGAGATCGTTGCGACCGGGGCCCACGTCCTGGCCATCAAGGATATGGCCGGCCTGCTGCGCCCGGCCGCAGCTGCGAAGCTGGTGCGCGCGCTCCGCGAACGCTTCGATCTGCCAGTCCACGTCCACACGCACGACACCGCCGGTGGCCAGCTAGCCACCTACCTGGCAGCCGCTGAAGCCGGGGCAGACATCGTGGATGTGGCGTCTGCACCACTGTCCGGCACCACCTCGCAGCCGTCCATGTCCGCGCTTGTTGCAGCGTTCGCCCACACTGAACGCGACACCGGGCTGTCCCTCAAGGCTGTCTGCGACCTGGAACCATACTGGGAAGCAGTGCGTCAGATTTACGCACCATTCGAATCCGGAACCCCTGGCCCGACCGGCCGCGTCTACCGCCACGAAATCCCCGGCGGACAGCTGTCCAACCTCCGTGCACAGGCAGTGGCGCTGGGTCTGGCGGACCGCTTCGAACTCATCGAGGATGCCTACGCGGGTGTGAACGAGATCCTGGGCCGCCCGACCAAGGTGACGCCGTCGTCAAAGGTGGTTGGCGACCTCGCCCTGCACCTGGTGGGCATGGGGGTATCCCCAGAGGAATTCGCGCGCGACCCACAGCGATTCGACATCCCTGACTCCGTCATCGGATTCCTCCGCGGTGACCTGGGGACCCCTCCAGGCGGCTGGCCGCTGCTGCGGGAACGCGCTCTGGAAGGACGCGCCCCAGCAGCAGGTGCGGTAGAAATCCCTGCCGAAGAAGCTAAGCTGCTGGATTCCCCTGGCAAGGAACGCCGCGGCGCGCTCGACCGGCTGCTCTTCCCCAAGCCAGCGGCTGAGTTCGCAGAACACCGCCGCTTGTTCGGGGATACCTCCATTCTGGAAGACCAGGAGTTCATTTACGGCCTGGTGCCAGGTCAGGAAACCACCATTCACCTTGCCAACAAGAAGGTGCTGCTCGTTCGCCTGGACGCAATCTCCGAGCCAGACGAGAAGGGCATGCGCAAGGTCATGCTCACCGTCAACGGCCAGGTGCGCCCAATGGAAGTGCGCGACCGCAATGTCGAGTCCGTGGTAGCAGCAGCAGAGAAGGCAGACCCAACCGTGGCAGGGCATGTTGCTGCACCGTTTGCTGGCGCCGTCACCGTCACCGCTAAGGTTGGTGACAAGGTCTCCGCCGGCGACCCAGTTGCGGTGATCGAGGCAATGAAGATGGAAGCGACCATCACCGCGCCTATCGACGGCGTAGTCGAGCGCCTCGTGCTGCAGCAGCCAACTAAGGTGGAAGGTGGCGACTTGCTGCTGGTCATCCAGTAA
- a CDS encoding NAD(P)H-quinone dehydrogenase, which translates to MTNRIVIIGGGPAGYEAALAGAKYGASVTLVEDQGLGGSAVIVDCVPSKSFIAATGIFTEIDGARELMHIDEINQRVKDLAQAQSADILAQMSRAGVRVINGRARFDDHSDKQVTHYIHVDLNDGGTELLETDLVLIATGASPRVLKGAEPDGNRILNWRQVYDLKELPEHLIVVGSGVTGAEFVSAYAQLGVKVTMVASRDRILPHDDADAADVLETVLAEKGVNLEKHARVEKVEYVSDDTVVVRTSDGREIEGSHVLMTVGSVPNTADLGLETVGVELAPSGHIKVDRVSRTSVAGIYAAGDCTDLFPLASVAAMQGRIAMYHALGEGVSPIRLKTVATAVFTRPEIAAVGVTQQEVESGAVRARSILLPLATNARSKMRGIRHGFVKLFCRTASGQVIGGVVVAPTASELILPIAVAVNNRLTVADLAGTFAVYPSLSGSITEAARQLVTHDDLD; encoded by the coding sequence GTGACCAATCGAATCGTCATTATTGGTGGTGGCCCTGCCGGCTATGAGGCAGCTCTTGCGGGAGCAAAATACGGGGCCTCTGTCACCTTGGTGGAAGACCAAGGGCTGGGCGGTTCAGCGGTCATTGTTGACTGTGTCCCATCGAAGTCCTTCATCGCAGCTACCGGCATCTTCACCGAAATCGATGGCGCTCGCGAACTGATGCACATCGATGAGATTAACCAGCGCGTGAAGGACTTGGCGCAGGCACAGTCCGCGGACATCCTGGCTCAGATGAGTCGCGCCGGGGTCCGGGTGATCAATGGTCGCGCGCGTTTCGACGACCATTCTGACAAGCAGGTCACCCACTACATCCACGTCGACCTTAACGATGGTGGCACTGAGCTGCTGGAAACTGACCTCGTTTTGATCGCGACCGGTGCGTCGCCACGCGTGCTCAAGGGCGCAGAACCAGACGGTAACCGTATTCTCAACTGGCGCCAGGTCTATGACCTCAAGGAGCTTCCCGAGCACCTCATCGTGGTCGGTTCCGGTGTGACCGGTGCGGAATTCGTCTCCGCCTACGCGCAGTTGGGTGTGAAGGTCACCATGGTTGCTTCCCGTGACCGCATCCTCCCGCATGACGACGCCGATGCTGCCGACGTCCTCGAGACGGTGCTGGCGGAAAAGGGCGTCAACCTGGAAAAGCATGCCCGTGTGGAGAAAGTGGAGTATGTTTCCGACGACACGGTAGTGGTGCGCACTTCCGATGGCCGTGAGATCGAAGGGTCTCACGTGTTGATGACCGTTGGCTCTGTCCCTAACACCGCTGACCTCGGCCTGGAGACCGTCGGTGTGGAGCTGGCTCCATCCGGTCACATCAAGGTTGACCGTGTCTCCCGCACCTCCGTCGCTGGTATTTACGCAGCTGGCGACTGCACCGACCTGTTCCCACTGGCATCTGTTGCAGCTATGCAGGGCCGCATCGCCATGTACCACGCGCTGGGCGAAGGTGTGTCCCCCATCCGCCTCAAGACCGTTGCTACTGCAGTGTTTACCCGCCCTGAGATTGCCGCGGTTGGCGTGACGCAGCAGGAAGTAGAGTCTGGTGCTGTCCGTGCCCGCAGCATTTTGCTGCCACTGGCCACCAACGCGCGCTCAAAGATGCGCGGCATCCGCCACGGCTTTGTCAAGCTGTTTTGTCGTACCGCGTCTGGCCAGGTTATCGGCGGTGTCGTGGTGGCTCCCACTGCATCTGAGTTGATTCTGCCGATCGCCGTCGCCGTGAACAACCGTCTGACGGTAGCTGATCTGGCTGGTACCTTTGCGGTCTACCCATCCTTGTCCGGGTCGATCACCGAAGCTGCCCGTCAGCTGGTGACACACGACGACCTGGACTAG
- a CDS encoding amidohydrolase codes for MTIRTHIDSWLAENSGQMHAWREHFHRNPELSHMEYDTTAYIAEVLREHGLEPQLFPGTGLMVDLGPTDGPRIAFRGDIDALPIEEHTGLAYASAHPGVMHACGHDVHTAIALSTAIALSTYPLTTGVRVIFQPAEEVMDGGAQEVIAWGGIEGVDQIFALHAEPKLRVGLIGARTGAITSAGDIVEVRVTGSGGHSSRPHMTSDVVYALSLLVTQLPGLLSRRVDPRTGTVMVFGTINAGYAANAIPETGAVSGTIRTADIGVWRKIEPLIRELIAQILAPTGCDFEIRYIRGVPPVVNDDVSTAMLVEAARTIDPMSVVEAPQSSGGEDFSWYLEHIPGAMARLGCWNGVGEKHDLHRGDLVVDPRCIEVGVRLFGAIAQKFAYEANNPDGGLS; via the coding sequence ATGACCATTCGCACCCACATCGACTCGTGGTTGGCAGAGAACTCGGGGCAAATGCATGCCTGGCGAGAGCATTTTCACCGTAATCCGGAGCTTTCGCACATGGAATATGACACCACAGCGTACATTGCGGAGGTGTTGCGAGAGCACGGGCTCGAGCCTCAGCTGTTTCCTGGGACGGGACTGATGGTGGATTTGGGGCCCACGGACGGTCCGCGAATTGCGTTTCGGGGAGATATTGACGCGCTGCCCATCGAGGAGCACACTGGATTGGCCTACGCGTCGGCCCACCCGGGGGTCATGCACGCCTGCGGGCACGACGTTCACACCGCCATTGCCTTATCGACGGCCATTGCCCTATCGACATACCCCTTAACAACAGGCGTGCGGGTGATTTTCCAGCCCGCCGAAGAAGTCATGGATGGGGGCGCCCAGGAAGTGATCGCCTGGGGCGGCATTGAAGGGGTGGACCAGATCTTCGCCCTGCACGCGGAACCAAAGTTGCGTGTCGGTCTGATCGGGGCGCGCACCGGGGCTATCACCTCAGCAGGAGACATTGTGGAGGTCCGGGTGACCGGGTCCGGCGGGCACTCTTCTCGGCCACACATGACGTCCGACGTGGTGTATGCGCTGTCGCTGCTGGTGACGCAGCTGCCGGGGTTGCTGTCGCGTCGGGTGGATCCTCGCACGGGGACCGTAATGGTGTTCGGCACTATTAACGCCGGTTATGCCGCCAACGCCATCCCCGAGACAGGGGCGGTGTCGGGGACGATCCGTACCGCTGACATTGGGGTGTGGCGGAAAATTGAACCCCTCATCCGAGAATTGATCGCGCAGATCCTGGCACCAACTGGGTGTGACTTCGAGATCCGATACATCCGAGGCGTTCCTCCTGTAGTCAATGACGATGTGTCCACCGCGATGCTGGTGGAGGCGGCCCGGACTATCGACCCGATGAGCGTAGTTGAGGCTCCGCAGTCCTCCGGCGGAGAAGACTTCTCATGGTATCTGGAACATATTCCTGGCGCGATGGCACGTCTGGGCTGCTGGAACGGCGTAGGAGAAAAACATGACCTGCATCGCGGTGACCTGGTGGTGGACCCCAGGTGCATCGAGGTAGGTGTGCGCTTGTTCGGAGCTATTGCGCAGAAATTTGCATATGAAGCGAATAATCCGGATGGTGGGCTAAGCTAA
- a CDS encoding phospho-sugar mutase: protein MSQPRELSFGTAGMRAPIGPAPDQMNVTQIMRITAGLAAWLQQSIGQERKAHPHAPHLGLFNQEGPLQVVVGYDARYGSPNFASAAAEVFAGAGFDVTLLPTPAPTQLVPYLIRARCLDAGVQITASHNPAGYNGYKVYLSDGRQIDETAERAIEDAIRAVGNPLDIPRVMVRPTTDQLRRYIDDVVDLIAPPQADLLRVNNERAALKVAYTAMHGVGGRALTQALQAAGFARIFPVSAQHYPDPIFPTVNFPNPEEPGATDLLLETAAAVDADLLIALDPDADRCAIGYRKSDGTHAMLRGDDLGPLLAIRLAPHIDATEHPVVAASEVSSRLLSHIAADRGWDYQDTCTGFKHLIRGADHCTGTLAFAYEEAIGTAPAPHLVGDKDGISTALFACDWAAELKAQGLTLADELNSLHKRYGKFLGAQIAVRSSDPHGLLLSLRSHTPSTLAGIPVEAQPLVCSEGVLFSGAGVRALARTSGTENKTKFYLEVHRPWEASDAEELLERLTADIEELVARL, encoded by the coding sequence ATGTCCCAGCCTCGTGAGCTTTCCTTCGGCACCGCTGGTATGCGCGCCCCTATCGGCCCGGCGCCCGACCAGATGAACGTCACCCAGATCATGCGGATCACCGCAGGACTGGCAGCGTGGCTTCAACAATCCATCGGCCAAGAGCGCAAAGCACACCCTCATGCACCGCACCTGGGACTTTTCAACCAAGAGGGCCCCTTGCAGGTAGTCGTGGGATACGACGCGCGCTACGGTTCCCCAAACTTTGCCTCCGCAGCCGCAGAAGTGTTTGCTGGGGCGGGATTCGACGTCACCCTCCTTCCCACCCCCGCCCCCACGCAATTGGTGCCCTACCTCATTCGGGCGCGCTGCCTCGACGCCGGTGTGCAGATCACGGCGTCACACAACCCGGCGGGCTACAACGGCTACAAGGTGTATCTCTCCGACGGCCGCCAGATCGATGAAACTGCAGAGCGCGCCATCGAGGACGCCATCCGGGCCGTTGGCAACCCGCTGGATATTCCCCGTGTGATGGTTCGCCCCACCACCGACCAACTGCGCCGTTACATCGACGACGTGGTGGACCTCATCGCGCCCCCGCAGGCTGATCTGCTGCGGGTTAATAACGAACGCGCCGCGCTGAAAGTCGCTTACACAGCGATGCACGGAGTGGGCGGTCGCGCCCTCACCCAAGCGCTACAAGCTGCAGGATTTGCCCGAATCTTCCCCGTCTCGGCCCAGCACTACCCCGACCCTATCTTCCCCACCGTCAATTTCCCCAACCCCGAGGAGCCCGGCGCCACCGACCTGTTGTTGGAAACAGCAGCAGCGGTGGATGCCGACCTCCTCATCGCACTTGATCCCGATGCGGACCGGTGCGCCATCGGATACCGGAAATCCGATGGCACGCACGCCATGTTGCGGGGCGACGACCTCGGTCCGCTCCTCGCCATCCGGCTCGCTCCCCACATTGACGCAACTGAGCACCCCGTGGTCGCAGCTTCCGAAGTCAGCTCCCGGCTCCTATCCCATATCGCCGCCGACCGTGGCTGGGATTACCAGGACACCTGCACCGGATTCAAACATCTGATCCGAGGCGCCGACCACTGCACTGGCACACTCGCGTTTGCCTACGAAGAAGCCATCGGCACCGCCCCAGCGCCGCACCTCGTGGGAGACAAAGATGGCATCTCCACTGCCCTCTTCGCCTGCGACTGGGCAGCAGAGCTCAAAGCCCAAGGCCTCACGCTTGCCGACGAACTGAACTCACTCCACAAGCGCTACGGTAAATTCCTCGGCGCCCAGATCGCCGTCCGTTCTTCTGACCCGCACGGCCTGTTGCTTTCACTCCGCAGCCATACGCCAAGCACCCTGGCGGGGATCCCCGTCGAGGCACAACCGCTGGTCTGCTCAGAGGGGGTACTGTTCTCCGGCGCGGGTGTGCGCGCGCTCGCCCGCACGTCGGGCACCGAAAACAAGACGAAGTTCTATTTGGAAGTCCACCGGCCGTGGGAGGCGTCCGATGCCGAGGAGCTGCTGGAGCGGTTGACGGCTGACATTGAAGAACTCGTTGCTCGGTTGTAG
- the upp gene encoding uracil phosphoribosyltransferase, whose protein sequence is MDIHIVNHPLAASRLTIMRDARSDNAVFRAALADLGAMLIYEASRDLEVEHFDCTTPVAVAQGTRLLDPPIIVPVIRAGLGMIDPALSMIPDAQVGFIGLARDEETHEPVPYLEALPEDLSGRTVFVVDPMLATGGSLIYAIRLLAERGATDITAVCMVSAQDGVDALANSGLPVRLVTATIDPSLNEQAYIVPGLGDAGDRLYGPRNIHL, encoded by the coding sequence ATGGACATCCACATCGTCAATCATCCGCTCGCTGCATCCCGACTCACGATCATGCGTGACGCCCGAAGCGACAACGCAGTTTTCCGCGCTGCGCTGGCAGATCTCGGCGCCATGCTCATTTACGAAGCATCCCGCGACCTGGAAGTCGAACACTTCGACTGCACCACCCCCGTCGCCGTTGCCCAAGGCACCCGCCTCCTAGACCCACCGATCATTGTCCCCGTGATTCGCGCCGGGCTCGGCATGATTGACCCCGCACTGTCCATGATCCCCGACGCCCAGGTGGGATTCATTGGCCTCGCACGCGACGAAGAGACCCACGAACCAGTGCCATACCTCGAAGCACTTCCAGAAGACCTCTCTGGGCGCACCGTGTTCGTCGTCGATCCAATGCTCGCTACGGGCGGATCCCTCATCTACGCCATCAGGTTGCTCGCTGAACGAGGGGCCACCGACATCACCGCAGTGTGCATGGTCTCCGCCCAAGACGGTGTCGACGCACTCGCGAACTCCGGGCTACCCGTCCGGCTCGTCACCGCCACCATTGACCCATCCCTGAACGAGCAGGCCTACATTGTGCCCGGTCTCGGCGATGCCGGTGACCGCCTCTACGGGCCACGAAATATCCACCTGTAG
- a CDS encoding C40 family peptidase has product MIDLVAPLRALEDVLPGEVELHLGGLPDLAGALQLADALGANPGPLTEIHSLLTHDRGVLESIVSAVAPSLSSAVQDVVGIGREFLQEAAQLIPQFLSPVPGSQEAALTQLSLLAGAAFGRARDRIAQLESELLPAVLRLDEVGTAPLPELPPEMVPAAVSRAPGGNAQGNAQGEAAVQAALSQLGTPYAWGGTTPGVGFDCSGFTQWAWRQAGVELPRLAQEQTIGRQVAHHELQAGDLAVWDGHVAMYDGRGSLIEAGDPVSVNPLRETNMGMAFKGYFRPTG; this is encoded by the coding sequence ATGATTGATCTTGTAGCTCCGCTGCGTGCACTTGAGGATGTGCTTCCTGGAGAGGTCGAGCTGCACCTTGGGGGTCTTCCTGATCTCGCGGGGGCACTGCAGCTTGCCGACGCCCTGGGCGCCAATCCCGGCCCCCTTACCGAGATCCACTCTCTTCTTACTCACGACCGCGGTGTGCTTGAAAGCATTGTCTCGGCTGTTGCGCCTTCACTGTCCAGCGCTGTGCAGGATGTCGTTGGAATTGGCAGGGAGTTCCTCCAGGAAGCTGCTCAGTTGATTCCGCAGTTTCTATCGCCTGTTCCGGGGAGTCAGGAGGCGGCGTTGACGCAGCTGTCACTGCTGGCTGGCGCTGCTTTTGGTCGCGCGCGAGATCGTATTGCGCAGTTGGAGTCAGAGCTTTTACCGGCGGTCCTGCGGTTGGATGAGGTGGGTACTGCTCCACTACCTGAGTTGCCGCCGGAGATGGTTCCGGCTGCTGTTTCTAGAGCACCTGGGGGCAATGCGCAGGGCAACGCTCAGGGCGAGGCTGCGGTGCAGGCTGCATTGTCGCAGCTGGGCACACCGTATGCGTGGGGCGGAACCACTCCTGGCGTTGGTTTCGATTGCAGTGGCTTTACGCAGTGGGCGTGGCGCCAGGCTGGGGTGGAGTTGCCGCGGCTGGCTCAGGAGCAGACGATCGGGCGTCAGGTGGCGCACCATGAGCTGCAGGCTGGTGATCTAGCGGTGTGGGATGGTCACGTAGCGATGTACGACGGCCGGGGCAGCCTGATCGAGGCTGGTGACCCAGTATCGGTGAATCCATTGCGGGAAACGAACATGGGGATGGCATTTAAGGGTTATTTCAGGCCAACGGGCTGA
- a CDS encoding amidohydrolase family protein, whose translation MKQELDIKPEYKALDRQLVAQLPKVILRHDIEADAREVSAQLAALAAENVVYVELRCEVATEQQRQEIANAIQEAQTQHGIEARIVGTTAGEEVVGVGVDKRAAAQVAEAHTAYLPVSFRCDDPADFPLAIAHGADRISGALTLYEDFSVNLEGISAGPASAYLRDREVPLEMSLSADLDAGLIDDIGDHPLPLLQQLGFTCTLNPQGHNITDEMMLLVEGFDYGLEELFELTVNAIEGAFAPIELRRSLLNDVIAPAYQQFADMTEPGVATDFLDDEEDEAADSGLRITGLE comes from the coding sequence ATGAAACAGGAACTGGATATCAAACCGGAATACAAAGCGCTGGATAGGCAGCTGGTCGCGCAGCTACCGAAGGTGATCCTGCGACACGATATTGAAGCCGATGCTCGGGAAGTAAGCGCGCAGCTTGCTGCGTTAGCCGCAGAGAACGTGGTGTATGTGGAGCTGCGCTGTGAGGTCGCAACCGAGCAGCAGCGACAGGAGATCGCGAACGCTATCCAAGAGGCGCAGACCCAGCACGGCATCGAAGCACGAATCGTTGGTACTACTGCGGGCGAAGAAGTGGTGGGAGTGGGCGTCGATAAGCGTGCTGCCGCGCAGGTCGCCGAAGCCCACACTGCCTACCTGCCGGTATCCTTCCGCTGCGATGACCCGGCTGATTTCCCGCTCGCCATCGCCCACGGCGCCGACCGCATCAGTGGCGCTTTGACCCTCTACGAAGACTTCAGCGTCAACCTCGAGGGAATATCCGCCGGCCCCGCCTCTGCTTATCTTCGGGACCGCGAAGTGCCGCTGGAGATGTCGCTGAGTGCCGACCTGGACGCGGGGCTTATCGACGACATCGGTGACCACCCACTGCCACTGCTACAACAACTCGGGTTCACCTGCACCCTCAACCCGCAGGGGCACAACATCACCGACGAGATGATGCTGCTCGTCGAAGGTTTCGACTACGGGCTCGAGGAGCTGTTCGAGCTCACCGTCAACGCCATCGAAGGCGCCTTTGCCCCCATTGAGCTGCGCCGTAGCCTGCTCAACGACGTCATTGCGCCGGCATACCAGCAGTTCGCAGACATGACAGAGCCCGGAGTAGCTACCGATTTCCTTGACGACGAAGAAGACGAAGCAGCAGACTCCGGGCTTCGAATCACCGGGCTGGAATAA
- a CDS encoding RDD family protein — translation MQALTTVFLLWEVNSLASGSFLKWMGLGSLPLYFVLMFGYAVATEVLWGGSIGKQIMGLAVVDATTSQRLNWKQALRRNLWRFTKILPFVGWIITPIIGCVLIAQISSSPDHRGPHDRAANARVVSKFAHLN, via the coding sequence TTGCAAGCACTGACCACCGTTTTCCTATTATGGGAAGTAAATTCGTTAGCTTCGGGAAGCTTTTTGAAATGGATGGGCTTGGGTAGCCTCCCGCTGTATTTTGTATTGATGTTCGGATACGCGGTGGCTACCGAGGTGCTCTGGGGCGGCTCAATCGGAAAACAGATCATGGGCCTAGCAGTGGTGGATGCTACTACGTCACAGCGCCTGAACTGGAAGCAAGCACTGCGACGTAACCTGTGGCGTTTCACTAAAATCCTTCCGTTTGTCGGATGGATCATCACACCCATCATCGGTTGCGTATTGATAGCGCAGATTTCAAGCAGCCCGGATCATCGTGGACCACATGACCGGGCAGCTAATGCACGAGTGGTGAGTAAGTTCGCTCATTTAAACTAG